The Methanomethylovorans hollandica DSM 15978 genome includes a region encoding these proteins:
- a CDS encoding HemK2/MTQ2 family protein methyltransferase — protein MPHITYRNACVEFVDDVYEPAEDSFLLADAALDLAKQGMKILEIGTGTGFVAAVLKANLDVDLLATDINPYAVKCACNNGVPTIRADMFSAFKSLKCFDMIIFNPPYLPTLEEDKVPGWLNYAFDGGVDGTASLHRFLEGLVSYLCHKGIVLVLVSSLTGIEKAISWMEGYGLETEVVVKEKCFFEELVVLKGILKAGPE, from the coding sequence ATGCCTCACATCACTTACAGGAATGCCTGTGTGGAATTCGTGGATGATGTCTATGAGCCGGCAGAAGATTCTTTTTTGCTTGCAGATGCTGCCCTGGATCTTGCAAAACAAGGCATGAAAATACTGGAGATCGGTACAGGTACAGGTTTTGTTGCTGCTGTCCTGAAGGCAAACCTGGATGTGGATCTGCTTGCAACAGACATAAATCCTTATGCTGTAAAGTGTGCCTGCAATAATGGAGTTCCGACCATAAGGGCGGATATGTTCTCTGCTTTTAAGTCTCTGAAGTGCTTTGATATGATCATCTTCAATCCTCCTTATCTTCCAACTCTGGAGGAAGATAAGGTTCCTGGCTGGCTTAACTATGCTTTCGACGGAGGCGTCGACGGTACGGCATCTCTTCACAGGTTCCTTGAAGGCTTGGTTTCCTATCTTTGTCATAAGGGAATTGTATTGGTGCTCGTTTCCTCACTAACTGGCATCGAAAAAGCAATATCGTGGATGGAAGGTTATGGTCTTGAAACCGAAGTTGTGGTCAAAGAAAAGTGCTTTTTTGAAGAACTGGTGGTCTTGAAAGGTATCCTTAAGGCTGGTCCGGAATAA
- a CDS encoding 2-oxoacid:ferredoxin oxidoreductase subunit beta, producing MVTMEDYPDIETEWCPGCGNFGILKAIKKALVKLEKAPHEVLIVSGIGQAGKLPHYLKCNTFNGLHGRTLPPAAGAKLANHELTVLTVGGDGDAYGEGGNHLIHAIRRNPNITAIVNDNQIYGLTKGQASPTSELGMKTKVQTHGVVNTPLNPLALAISLDCSFVARGYAGNIEHLTEILAEAINHRGFALVDILQPCVSFNKLNTFKWYSERVYRIDEEGYVPDDRIAAFERSLEWGDRIPTGIFYKKEKPVLEDGFGVIEEGTLITRPKDYALLDELIDAFM from the coding sequence ATGGTTACAATGGAAGACTACCCCGACATTGAAACTGAATGGTGCCCTGGCTGCGGCAACTTTGGAATACTTAAGGCTATAAAAAAGGCACTGGTCAAACTGGAAAAGGCACCACATGAAGTTCTTATCGTGTCTGGCATAGGACAGGCAGGTAAGCTTCCTCATTATCTGAAATGTAACACGTTCAATGGACTGCATGGAAGAACACTTCCTCCGGCTGCGGGAGCAAAACTGGCAAACCATGAGTTAACAGTTCTCACTGTAGGTGGGGACGGGGATGCCTATGGAGAAGGTGGCAATCACCTGATCCATGCGATCAGACGTAATCCGAATATAACTGCCATTGTGAACGATAACCAGATATATGGCCTTACCAAAGGACAGGCATCCCCTACAAGTGAGCTTGGAATGAAGACCAAGGTCCAGACACATGGAGTTGTAAATACACCTCTAAATCCTCTTGCTCTTGCCATTTCCCTGGACTGCTCTTTTGTGGCAAGGGGATATGCAGGAAATATCGAGCATCTGACAGAGATCCTTGCAGAAGCCATTAACCATCGGGGTTTTGCATTGGTGGATATCCTTCAACCGTGCGTATCCTTTAACAAACTCAACACATTCAAATGGTATTCAGAAAGAGTATATAGGATCGATGAAGAAGGATACGTGCCAGACGATCGGATAGCTGCCTTTGAGAGATCGCTGGAATGGGGAGACCGTATCCCTACAGGGATTTTTTACAAGAAAGAAAAACCTGTCCTTGAAGATGGATTTGGTGTAATTGAAGAAGGAACTCTTATTACCAGGCCAAAGGACTATGCACTTCTTGATGAGTTGATAGATGCTTTTATGTGA